One genomic region from Bartonella australis AUST/NH1 encodes:
- a CDS encoding nicotinate-nucleotide--dimethylbenzimidazole phosphoribosyltransferase: MTASPFDDFRALLINLPVTDEFAMILAKKRQKKITKLQDTLGKLEDVAIWYAGWRGEERPIIKRPLVAIFSGSHGITDENITSFSQSTMRHMVNNFATGGAATNQICTLYNLGLKIFDLASEYPTMNITKDAAMDERGAAATMAFGMESIAGGTDLLCVGEMGIGNTTIASALCLALFGGEVEEWIEPSIGPEGEFYQRKVAAIKAAISLHKDYFSDPLEVMRRLGGREIAAMVGAILAARVEKIPVILDGFVATAAAAVLYKMHPRALDHVIVGHVSPEPVHGKLLEKIEKKPLLDLRMRFSAGGGGAIAAGIVKAAVLTHAQTALFEQED, encoded by the coding sequence ATGACAGCCAGTCCATTTGATGATTTTCGTGCTTTACTTATAAATCTACCCGTTACTGATGAATTTGCTATGATTTTGGCAAAAAAACGGCAAAAAAAAATAACAAAATTGCAAGATACATTGGGAAAATTAGAAGATGTTGCAATTTGGTATGCAGGATGGAGAGGTGAAGAAAGACCTATTATAAAGCGACCTTTAGTGGCTATTTTTTCTGGTAGTCACGGTATTACAGATGAAAATATTACATCATTTTCACAATCCACGATGCGTCATATGGTTAACAATTTTGCTACTGGTGGTGCTGCCACTAATCAAATTTGTACGCTTTATAATCTTGGTCTTAAGATATTTGATTTAGCGTCAGAATATCCTACGATGAATATTACTAAAGATGCAGCGATGGATGAACGGGGTGCGGCTGCAACGATGGCCTTTGGAATGGAATCAATTGCTGGAGGGACGGACCTTTTATGTGTAGGTGAAATGGGAATTGGCAATACGACGATAGCTTCAGCTTTATGTCTAGCCCTATTTGGTGGAGAAGTTGAAGAGTGGATAGAGCCCAGTATAGGACCTGAAGGGGAATTTTACCAGCGCAAAGTAGCAGCAATAAAAGCGGCAATTTCCTTACATAAAGATTATTTTAGCGATCCTCTTGAAGTTATGCGCCGCCTGGGAGGGCGTGAAATTGCTGCGATGGTGGGTGCTATCTTAGCGGCAAGAGTAGAAAAAATTCCAGTTATCTTAGATGGCTTTGTAGCAACAGCAGCAGCGGCAGTACTTTATAAAATGCACCCAAGAGCTCTTGATCATGTTATTGTTGGTCATGTCTCTCCTGAGCCAGTACACGGTAAGCTCCTGGAAAAAATTGAAAAAAAGCCGCTTCTAGATTTAAGGATGCGTTTTAGTGCAGGAGGGGGTGGGGCTATAGCAGCTGGTATTGTGAAAGCTGCTGTTTTAACCCACGCACAAACAGCACTTTTTGAGCAAGAAGACTAA
- a CDS encoding thermonuclease family protein gives MDKEIFYFNLKSFSQKVVGLSIFITAVIFANMAYLRHVQAYPQKVISVTKKPIKGDAFVIDGDTITINSVKIRLIGIDAPELYQFCGIKKGRYPCGLKAKEHLEKLVANLPVTCYGNKKDKYRRILATCRTEKVNNINAIMVRNGWAVSYHSYREEEREAKKKKKGIWQSSFQKPEVWRKTRSKKKKNNSFSRHSSYPLH, from the coding sequence ATGGATAAAGAAATCTTTTATTTTAATTTAAAGAGTTTCAGCCAAAAAGTCGTAGGCCTAAGTATCTTTATAACAGCCGTTATTTTCGCCAATATGGCTTATCTCAGGCACGTTCAAGCATATCCTCAAAAGGTAATTTCTGTCACAAAAAAGCCTATTAAAGGCGACGCATTTGTCATTGATGGTGATACAATCACTATAAACTCTGTTAAAATTCGACTTATAGGAATTGATGCCCCGGAACTTTATCAATTTTGTGGCATAAAAAAAGGACGCTACCCATGTGGTCTTAAAGCAAAAGAACACCTAGAAAAACTCGTAGCAAACCTGCCTGTTACATGCTACGGAAATAAAAAAGATAAATATCGTCGTATCTTAGCAACGTGCAGAACAGAAAAAGTCAACAATATTAATGCAATAATGGTGCGTAATGGTTGGGCTGTAAGTTATCATAGTTATCGCGAAGAAGAACGAGAAGCTAAAAAGAAAAAAAAAGGAATATGGCAATCAAGTTTTCAAAAACCCGAAGTATGGCGAAAAACACGCTCTAAAAAAAAGAAAAATAATTCTTTTTCTCGGCATAGCTCCTACCCTCTCCATTAA
- the rpmG gene encoding 50S ribosomal protein L33 gives MAKAATIKIKLLSTANTGFFYVTKKNSRTMTDKMSKRKYDPVVKKHVEFRETKIK, from the coding sequence ATGGCTAAAGCAGCAACAATTAAGATTAAACTTTTGTCGACTGCAAATACTGGCTTTTTTTATGTAACAAAGAAAAATAGCCGTACAATGACAGATAAAATGAGCAAACGTAAATATGACCCTGTTGTAAAAAAGCACGTAGAATTCAGAGAAACGAAAATTAAATAA
- a CDS encoding MFS transporter: protein MIDELSGFQNNSRRTIIAVITAIGAVAIALGMGLQLISLLMVEKGFSNSAIGYSGTVAGIATIIGAVFVSRIASYLGIAESILLMVFIGCLSFLGFYFFESLWIWFVLRFALHFTMTIMFVLLEFLINSSAPPQKRNLILSVYVITLGLGFTVGTALLAKIGIRGFMPVGTCCIFTAIATVPIFFAWKATPKFKKNERTAFFPYIFHTPTLTMAAFVYGAVKTGALTLTIPFSLLIGYSESESAQFMAMLALGNVFLLILIGFISDYVKNENYSLICCATLGFAGTLIISWIAEHKWLFMLDLFLLGGVSASLYIIGLAQLGTRFKGPKLAAANSAFMFCYGIGMLIGPTIAGQAMDSFKPFGFSFTMACFFGLYIILILVRLVRRLIGS from the coding sequence ATGATAGATGAACTCTCCGGCTTCCAAAATAACTCTCGGCGCACAATTATCGCTGTGATTACGGCTATTGGTGCCGTCGCTATAGCATTAGGGATGGGACTACAGCTTATATCACTGTTGATGGTTGAAAAAGGGTTTTCAAACAGTGCTATTGGTTATAGCGGAACAGTTGCCGGAATAGCTACGATTATCGGTGCCGTCTTCGTTTCTCGCATCGCTTCATATCTTGGTATTGCCGAATCAATATTACTCATGGTGTTTATTGGATGCTTAAGCTTTTTAGGCTTCTATTTTTTCGAATCGCTGTGGATTTGGTTCGTTTTGCGGTTTGCACTGCATTTCACTATGACAATCATGTTTGTATTATTAGAATTTTTAATTAACAGTTCCGCTCCGCCCCAAAAACGAAATTTAATACTTTCTGTTTATGTAATTACTTTGGGACTTGGATTTACTGTGGGCACAGCATTGCTGGCAAAAATAGGCATTCGTGGTTTTATGCCCGTCGGCACCTGCTGCATTTTTACTGCAATTGCTACTGTACCAATCTTTTTTGCTTGGAAGGCAACTCCTAAATTCAAAAAGAATGAACGTACGGCATTTTTCCCTTATATCTTCCACACTCCGACTTTGACTATGGCAGCCTTCGTTTATGGCGCAGTTAAAACAGGCGCATTAACGCTCACTATACCTTTTAGCTTATTAATTGGGTATAGTGAAAGTGAATCTGCACAATTTATGGCAATGCTTGCGCTTGGTAATGTCTTTCTTTTAATCCTTATCGGCTTCATAAGTGATTATGTAAAAAATGAAAATTATTCCCTTATATGCTGCGCTACCTTAGGTTTTGCTGGGACCCTTATTATATCATGGATAGCGGAACATAAATGGCTTTTTATGCTTGATCTCTTTCTCCTTGGCGGTGTATCCGCAAGCCTCTATATAATTGGGCTTGCACAATTAGGCACTCGCTTCAAAGGGCCCAAGCTTGCTGCTGCTAATTCTGCTTTTATGTTTTGCTACGGAATTGGTATGCTCATTGGACCAACTATTGCCGGTCAAGCTATGGATAGCTTTAAGCCTTTTGGTTTTTCTTTTACAATGGCTTGCTTTTTTGGCTTATACATCATACTAATACTCGTCCGATTAGTGAGAAGATTAATCGGCTCTTGA
- the rnr gene encoding ribonuclease R, translating to MAKSEKKIKSSQSSSIKRLPTKEEIFSFISDKPDRLSEREIAKAFNLKKDSRAWLKGILCDLRNENLILKQRKKGISKVGLPTIVLAKISALNKTGNFIAQPLKWQSDPKPNIEIPPSPQIRSINIDIGDHVLVKILRNKILRDSSYTGRIIRKINKQEITSFGIVKKSKDGQWRLDSIERKFSELVIDASSKIDIEPGDLVEVEIGKRTFCGLKSAKIKNVLGRIDSEKALSMIALISKEIPYIFPEDVLKQAENVKFTNTINREDWRQLSFVTIDPPDAKDHDDAVHAIKDEDPANSGGWIVTVAIADVSCYIKTGSALDKEALKRGNSVYFPDRVVPMLPERISNDLCSLHEKKDRPALAVRMIFDANGNKCKHSFHRIIMRTAAKLSYQEVQCAIEGNTNEKTEPLLENVLQPLWAAYASLKTARNRRQPLELKVAEKKIILNQNGHVEDVVIPPQLEAHRLIEEFMIQANVAAAETLKKYNQPFIYRIHDKPSLAKQETLRVFFKSLGISLSRGAELTSARFNNILAKVTNTQQQELVNQIILRSQSQAEYNPENTGHFGLNLHNYTHFTSPIRRYADLIVHRALIKVLQLGDDILTDSQEKNLAKIAAQISLHERRAMAAERETIDRLLAHYLTDKVGCSFGGCISGVIKAGFFVSLDKLSIDGFVPVSTLKGDYYYFDEIHQALVGKRTRKCYQLNDKVEVKLIEVQPLSGSLCFEVLTKPRRVTFSLLSYHKNRFTEKERVPNFHKRKQYSKNN from the coding sequence TTGGCTAAAAGCGAAAAGAAAATAAAAAGCTCACAATCGTCCAGCATTAAGCGATTACCCACTAAAGAGGAAATATTTTCCTTTATCAGTGATAAGCCCGATCGATTAAGTGAACGTGAAATCGCTAAAGCTTTTAACTTAAAAAAAGATTCTCGTGCCTGGCTAAAAGGTATATTGTGTGATTTAAGAAACGAAAATCTTATATTAAAACAACGCAAAAAAGGAATAAGTAAAGTGGGATTACCCACCATTGTTTTAGCGAAAATCAGCGCACTTAATAAGACTGGAAATTTTATTGCACAGCCTCTTAAATGGCAAAGTGATCCAAAGCCAAATATTGAAATACCCCCTTCTCCTCAAATAAGAAGTATAAACATTGATATTGGAGATCACGTCCTTGTGAAAATTCTTCGAAATAAGATTCTTCGCGACAGCTCCTATACAGGGCGGATTATCCGCAAAATTAATAAACAAGAAATAACCAGTTTTGGTATAGTGAAAAAATCCAAAGATGGTCAATGGCGACTTGATTCTATAGAACGAAAATTCAGCGAACTGGTCATTGATGCATCTTCAAAAATTGACATAGAACCCGGCGATTTAGTTGAAGTTGAAATCGGAAAAAGAACTTTTTGCGGACTAAAAAGTGCAAAAATAAAAAATGTCCTAGGGCGCATAGATAGCGAAAAAGCGCTTTCAATGATAGCTCTTATTTCAAAAGAAATTCCCTATATTTTTCCTGAAGACGTCCTTAAGCAAGCCGAAAATGTAAAATTTACCAATACAATTAACCGCGAAGACTGGCGGCAATTATCGTTCGTTACAATTGATCCGCCTGATGCAAAGGATCATGATGATGCAGTTCACGCAATAAAAGATGAAGATCCAGCAAACAGTGGAGGCTGGATCGTCACCGTCGCGATTGCCGACGTCTCCTGTTATATAAAAACGGGAAGCGCTTTAGATAAAGAAGCACTCAAACGGGGAAATTCTGTTTATTTTCCCGATAGAGTTGTACCAATGCTGCCAGAGCGTATTTCTAATGATTTATGCTCTCTACATGAAAAAAAAGATAGACCTGCTCTCGCTGTTCGCATGATTTTTGATGCTAATGGCAATAAATGCAAGCATAGTTTTCATCGCATTATAATGCGTACTGCGGCCAAATTGTCTTATCAAGAAGTCCAATGTGCAATTGAAGGAAATACAAACGAAAAAACAGAGCCTCTTCTTGAAAATGTCTTACAGCCACTATGGGCAGCTTACGCTAGCCTAAAAACCGCGCGTAATCGTCGGCAACCACTAGAATTAAAAGTAGCAGAAAAAAAGATTATTCTTAATCAAAATGGACATGTCGAAGATGTTGTGATTCCACCACAACTAGAGGCACATCGTTTAATTGAAGAATTCATGATACAAGCTAATGTTGCCGCTGCTGAAACATTAAAGAAATATAATCAGCCCTTCATTTACCGTATCCACGATAAACCATCTCTCGCGAAACAGGAAACTCTGCGGGTTTTTTTTAAAAGCCTGGGGATTTCCCTTTCAAGGGGAGCAGAACTTACATCAGCGCGATTCAATAATATTCTTGCAAAAGTTACAAATACACAGCAACAAGAATTGGTCAATCAGATTATTTTACGCTCACAGTCTCAAGCCGAATACAATCCCGAAAACACAGGACACTTTGGCCTAAATCTGCATAATTACACACATTTTACATCCCCAATCCGTCGTTACGCTGATCTAATCGTTCACCGAGCGCTGATTAAAGTCCTACAATTAGGTGACGATATATTAACAGATTCGCAAGAAAAAAATCTTGCAAAAATCGCCGCACAAATTTCTTTACATGAACGCCGTGCAATGGCAGCTGAAAGAGAAACTATCGACCGACTTTTAGCGCACTATTTAACCGATAAAGTTGGCTGCTCATTTGGAGGTTGCATTTCCGGAGTTATAAAAGCGGGTTTTTTTGTTTCACTTGATAAACTGAGTATAGACGGCTTCGTCCCCGTTTCCACGCTTAAAGGCGATTATTATTATTTTGACGAAATACATCAAGCTCTTGTAGGAAAACGTACTCGCAAGTGTTATCAACTTAACGATAAAGTAGAGGTAAAGCTTATAGAAGTACAGCCTTTATCTGGCTCATTATGCTTTGAAGTATTAACAAAACCTCGTCGAGTGACCTTTTCGCTGTTGTCTTACCACAAAAATAGATTTACAGAGAAAGAGCGTGTGCCCAATTTCCATAAAAGAAAACAGTATTCAAAAAACAACTAA
- the topA gene encoding type I DNA topoisomerase, translated as MDIVIVESPAKAKTINKYLGPQYKVVASFGHVRDLSAKDGSVLPDEDFSMKWDIGAASAKRLNEIAKAVKEADSLILATDPDREGEAISWHILDVLKQKKILKDKPIKRVVFNAITKKSVLDAMSNPRNIDESLVDAYLARRALDYLVGFTLSPVLWRKLPGARSAGRVQSVALRIICDRESEIERFIKEDYWSIETFLKTPRNDSFHARLLALNHKKLDKLDIQSQEQADKICLMLENAVYRTLNVEAKPIKRNPSPPFTTSTLQQAASSKLGFSASRTMQLAQKLYEGIEINGEVAGLITYMRTDGVQMASEAIHSAREVIIDSFGGNYLPEKPRFYSTKAKNAQEAHEAIRPTDFKRTPDQVRNFLDSDQAKLYELIWKRAIASQMRSAEIERTTVEIEALQGEDSANLRATGSIIRFDGFISAYTDQQDEENGEKNESTRLPEINIDETLTKEKIESIQHTTEPPPRYSEASLIKKLEELGIGRPSTYASTLATLSDRGYIMVDKRKLIPDVKGRIVTAFLENFFNRYVEYGFTANLEEKLDLISDGKLSWKDVLRDFWSGFNASITNIQELRITDILDVLNVTLAPLAFPAREDGGDSRSCPLCANGRLSLKLGRYGAFVGCSNYPECKYTHKLGSDTEEKDEAVYNNEPTLLGIDPETGGNVSLRNGRFGPYIQLGESKEAKRAGLPKEWKINNIDLDKALALLSLPREVGVHPETGKIITAATGRYGPYLAHDGKYATLPNIDEVFDIGINRAVTVLAEKQKNETKRDKTASSVLETLGDHPDGGTVTVRSGRYGPYVNWGKINATLPKDKDPISVTLSEALELISAKVSTKKTTSKKK; from the coding sequence ATGGATATCGTCATCGTCGAGTCCCCGGCAAAGGCAAAAACAATTAATAAATACCTCGGACCTCAGTATAAAGTAGTGGCATCTTTTGGACACGTTCGTGATTTATCCGCAAAAGACGGCTCCGTTTTACCTGATGAAGATTTTTCCATGAAGTGGGATATTGGCGCCGCCTCCGCAAAACGTTTAAATGAAATAGCAAAAGCAGTTAAAGAAGCTGATAGTCTTATTTTGGCAACTGACCCTGATCGCGAAGGAGAGGCTATTTCATGGCATATTCTTGATGTTCTTAAGCAAAAAAAAATTCTAAAAGATAAACCTATTAAGCGGGTTGTCTTTAACGCAATTACAAAAAAATCTGTGCTTGATGCCATGAGCAATCCGCGCAACATTGATGAATCACTTGTAGACGCTTACCTTGCACGCCGCGCCCTTGACTATCTGGTTGGCTTTACGCTTTCACCCGTCTTGTGGCGCAAATTGCCCGGTGCGCGTTCCGCTGGTCGTGTCCAATCGGTCGCTTTACGTATTATTTGCGATCGCGAATCAGAAATAGAACGCTTTATTAAAGAAGATTATTGGTCAATCGAGACATTTTTAAAAACACCCAGAAACGATAGTTTTCATGCACGATTATTAGCACTTAATCACAAAAAGCTCGACAAACTTGATATTCAATCTCAAGAACAAGCGGACAAGATCTGCCTTATGCTGGAAAACGCGGTATACCGCACACTAAATGTTGAAGCAAAACCCATAAAAAGAAATCCTTCCCCGCCATTTACAACATCTACGCTACAGCAAGCAGCTTCTTCAAAATTAGGTTTCTCAGCTTCTCGCACCATGCAACTTGCCCAAAAGCTTTATGAGGGTATCGAAATTAATGGTGAAGTAGCGGGACTTATTACTTATATGCGTACTGATGGTGTGCAAATGGCGTCAGAAGCTATCCATTCAGCACGAGAAGTAATTATTGATTCTTTTGGTGGTAATTATCTCCCTGAAAAACCACGTTTTTACTCAACAAAAGCAAAAAATGCTCAAGAAGCGCACGAAGCTATCCGCCCAACAGATTTTAAGCGTACTCCTGATCAAGTACGTAATTTTCTCGATAGCGATCAAGCAAAACTTTATGAATTGATATGGAAACGCGCTATTGCTAGCCAAATGCGCTCCGCAGAAATTGAACGTACGACTGTCGAAATTGAAGCGCTGCAAGGAGAGGATAGTGCAAATCTGCGTGCAACAGGTTCTATTATTCGTTTTGATGGCTTTATTTCCGCCTACACTGACCAGCAAGATGAAGAAAATGGCGAAAAGAATGAATCAACGCGCTTGCCAGAGATTAATATCGATGAAACGCTTACAAAAGAAAAAATTGAATCAATACAACATACAACAGAACCGCCTCCTCGTTATTCTGAAGCTTCGTTAATTAAAAAACTCGAAGAACTAGGGATTGGGCGGCCCTCAACTTATGCATCTACATTGGCAACACTTTCTGATCGTGGTTATATCATGGTTGATAAACGAAAGCTCATTCCCGATGTTAAAGGGCGCATCGTTACAGCTTTCCTTGAAAACTTTTTTAATCGTTATGTAGAATACGGCTTTACAGCGAACCTTGAAGAAAAACTAGACCTTATATCGGATGGAAAACTTTCTTGGAAAGATGTTTTACGCGATTTTTGGAGCGGATTTAATGCGTCCATCACCAACATTCAGGAATTGCGTATAACAGATATCCTCGATGTCTTAAATGTAACGTTAGCGCCTCTCGCTTTCCCCGCGCGCGAAGACGGGGGTGATTCTCGCTCTTGCCCTCTATGTGCGAATGGCCGGTTATCGCTAAAATTAGGCCGTTACGGAGCTTTCGTTGGATGTTCCAACTATCCTGAATGTAAATATACACACAAACTCGGCTCGGATACAGAAGAAAAAGATGAAGCTGTATATAATAATGAACCTACCCTTCTTGGTATTGATCCTGAAACAGGAGGTAATGTCTCACTTCGTAATGGCCGCTTTGGGCCGTATATTCAACTCGGTGAAAGCAAAGAGGCCAAACGCGCAGGATTACCAAAAGAATGGAAAATAAATAATATTGATCTTGATAAAGCTTTGGCTTTATTATCTCTCCCCCGTGAAGTTGGAGTTCATCCTGAAACAGGTAAAATAATCACAGCAGCAACCGGACGGTACGGCCCTTATCTCGCACACGATGGAAAATACGCAACCCTTCCTAATATAGACGAAGTCTTCGATATCGGCATAAATCGGGCTGTTACAGTGCTTGCAGAAAAGCAAAAAAATGAAACAAAACGGGATAAAACCGCATCTTCCGTACTAGAAACATTAGGGGATCATCCAGATGGTGGGACCGTCACCGTACGTAGCGGGCGTTACGGCCCGTACGTCAATTGGGGCAAAATCAACGCAACATTACCAAAAGACAAAGACCCAATTAGTGTGACTCTTTCAGAAGCATTAGAGCTTATATCAGCCAAAGTATCCACCAAAAAAACGACTTCCAAGAAGAAATAA
- the dprA gene encoding DNA-processing protein DprA, with product MVKKGTDRGIPLTDHQRLNWLRLLRSENVGSVTFRNLIDHYKTAENALAALPELSKKGGLSAPIRVATLKDAEREMEKAEKLGIQFIGVGEPDYPPFLKVTEASPPLIAIKGNSAAFHKPSVGIVGSRNASAAGKKLAAQFAHFLGKAGFTIISGLARGIDSVAHQASLSTGTIAVMAGGIDHIYPPENKKLYDDIIANGGAIISEMPINWRPRAIDFPRRNRIIAGLSLGLLVAEAAMRSGSLITARYAAEIGRLIFAIPGSPLDPRSIGTNNLIKEGALLSAHPSDIVEALTPLIPNTANPQLNFFEEPPPPENLSSPNIRIDKPLLIEDDAERAAVLSALSSAPIDLDTLSAHSGVSLQNLYLLLIELDLAGKLIRHSGGYVSLSGSNLRQEPQLY from the coding sequence GTGGTAAAAAAAGGAACAGATAGAGGAATTCCGCTCACTGATCATCAACGTTTAAACTGGCTGAGGTTATTGCGGAGCGAGAATGTTGGATCAGTTACTTTTCGTAATTTGATTGACCATTACAAAACAGCCGAAAATGCTCTAGCTGCACTCCCTGAGCTCAGTAAAAAAGGCGGTCTTAGCGCGCCTATACGAGTAGCAACATTAAAAGATGCTGAACGAGAAATGGAAAAAGCCGAAAAATTGGGTATTCAGTTTATCGGTGTCGGAGAACCGGATTACCCGCCATTTCTCAAGGTAACGGAAGCGTCACCGCCACTTATTGCCATAAAAGGTAATTCTGCGGCTTTTCATAAACCCTCGGTCGGGATCGTTGGTTCCCGAAATGCTTCAGCAGCTGGCAAAAAATTAGCAGCCCAATTTGCTCATTTCCTTGGTAAGGCTGGCTTCACAATTATTTCTGGACTCGCACGTGGAATCGACAGTGTCGCTCATCAAGCAAGCCTCTCGACAGGTACAATCGCGGTCATGGCTGGTGGCATCGATCATATCTACCCTCCTGAAAATAAAAAACTTTATGATGATATTATCGCCAATGGAGGAGCAATTATCAGCGAAATGCCGATTAATTGGAGGCCCCGCGCCATCGATTTTCCAAGAAGAAATCGGATTATAGCAGGTTTATCACTTGGTCTTTTAGTAGCGGAAGCAGCGATGCGATCCGGCTCCCTAATCACAGCCCGCTACGCCGCTGAGATAGGGCGATTAATTTTCGCCATCCCAGGCTCCCCACTTGATCCAAGGTCCATTGGCACAAATAACCTTATCAAAGAAGGCGCTTTGCTGTCCGCGCATCCTTCTGATATTGTAGAAGCGCTTACGCCGTTAATTCCAAATACAGCTAACCCGCAACTGAACTTTTTTGAAGAACCACCTCCGCCAGAGAATCTTAGCTCACCTAATATAAGGATCGATAAGCCTCTTTTAATTGAAGACGACGCAGAGCGCGCAGCTGTCCTTTCAGCTCTCTCATCAGCTCCAATTGACTTAGATACTCTCAGCGCTCACTCAGGTGTTTCCCTGCAAAATCTTTACCTCTTGTTGATCGAACTCGATCTTGCCGGGAAGCTTATTCGGCATTCCGGTGGTTATGTGTCATTGTCGGGTTCGAATCTTCGCCAAGAGCCTCAGCTTTATTAA
- the plsY gene encoding glycerol-3-phosphate 1-O-acyltransferase PlsY, with product MGDAETLFQFRIFFIFLVSYLLGSIPFGLLFTRFAKLGDIRTIGSKNIGATNVLRTGNKKIAALTLLCDILKGTIAVLIAKFLIHLAEDDVIVILAGFFAFLGHLFPIWLKFKGGKGVATYLGICLGFCWPLAIIFAIVWATTFLLTRYSSLSAIITVIIVPVFTYFFSPGLYSNCVMIAMSVLVIVKHHTNISRLLIGKESKLGGKKRNR from the coding sequence ATGGGTGACGCAGAAACACTTTTTCAATTCCGTATATTTTTCATCTTTTTGGTATCATATCTCCTCGGTTCTATTCCGTTTGGGTTGCTTTTTACGCGATTTGCTAAGCTTGGCGATATAAGGACGATTGGTTCTAAAAATATTGGCGCTACAAATGTTTTACGGACAGGGAATAAAAAAATCGCCGCTCTTACTCTACTTTGCGACATACTGAAAGGAACTATTGCTGTTCTGATTGCAAAATTCTTAATTCATCTAGCAGAAGACGATGTCATTGTTATATTGGCTGGTTTTTTTGCTTTTTTAGGACATCTCTTTCCGATATGGCTGAAATTTAAAGGTGGAAAAGGCGTTGCCACTTATCTAGGTATATGCTTAGGTTTTTGTTGGCCGCTAGCGATTATTTTTGCCATTGTTTGGGCTACAACTTTTTTGCTTACGCGCTATTCTTCGTTATCTGCAATCATTACTGTTATCATTGTTCCAGTTTTTACTTATTTTTTTTCTCCTGGTCTCTATTCTAATTGCGTAATGATTGCGATGAGCGTACTCGTAATTGTAAAACATCACACAAATATTAGTAGGCTATTAATCGGGAAAGAAAGTAAACTTGGTGGTAAAAAAAGGAACAGATAG